A window of Mercenaria mercenaria strain notata chromosome 16, MADL_Memer_1, whole genome shotgun sequence contains these coding sequences:
- the LOC123548885 gene encoding 3-[(3aS,4S,7aS)-7a-methyl-1,5-dioxo-octahydro-1H-inden-4-yl]propanoyl:CoA ligase-like: MDIDLSYANATNSRQYVYKTHMQMLTQWAQSFPEKEAFVEYDANAKRHSITCQELLEKSKEFGWYVASIGIRKGDTVAFCMKNSLNMLISMFGVQFAGGIPISTMQSMADGSDVIDTICDHNSKLLVMDATEGDQSWKMFENVQSSEDTSLLGIIYNNRSTELFHHNFEENATHVVNLTNTPEVQLPDLYPEDIAVYFKTSGSTGKPKLVGHSHFGFFNSTYSINDCLGIDSKSRFFCDRPFGWGVGSPRTFLASGATRVFVDSFLSMQQNNIDLLSDIIHQEKCTHVYLPGYLISDLIKSQGNDAKFSSVRAIKCSGERFPKRYTELLGRFCKELVIWYGSTEAAGVSAFSSQNSEEYEDGIIGKPLPGIEMKLTGENGNVVPMGQNGELHVRSVYRFLEYKNMREKFLDTVDNGNWLQTGDLAHIRADGNFVLVGRTCDQMSVGSMKIFPQEVEKVLLNCPEVDAVIVVPVPDERLHHAICACIVLSKTKTADTDNMHEYFAHLWADNALFKPKYYMSFEKLPANASGKTDRKMIAKMAASELNLC; the protein is encoded by the exons ATGGACATCGACCTTAGTTACGCGAACGCAACAAATTCGAGACAGTACGTGTACAAAACCCATATGCAGATGCTCACACAATGGGCGCAGTCATTTCCAGAGAAAGAAGCATTTGTAGAATATGATGCGAATGCAAAGAGACATTCCATAACATGTCAGGAGTTGTTAGAGAAAAGTAAAGAATTCGGGTGGTATGTGGCCAGTATTGGGATTCGGAAAGGCGATACTGTCGCGTTCTGTATGAAAAATTCTTTAAACATGCTCATTTCAATGTTTGGTGTACAATTTGCTGGAGGAATACCAATATCGACAATGCAAAGTATGGCAGACGGAAGTGACGTCATAGATACGATCTGTGACCACAATTCCAAATTGCTAGTAATGGACGCCACAGAAGGGGACCAAAGctggaaaatgtttgaaaacgTTCAATCATCTGAAGATACCTCACTTCTTGGAATCATATACAATAACAGATCGACCGAACTGTTCCATCATAACTTCGAAGAGAATGCAACTCATGTTGTCAATTTAACAAATACACCGGAAGTACAACTACCGGATTTGTATCCTGAAGATATAGCGGTATATTTCAAAACATCTGGAAGCACCGGTAAACCGAAACTTGTAGGGCATAgtcattttggattttttaacagTACGTACTCAATCAACGATTGTCTTGGAATAGACAGCAAGTCCCGGTTTTTCTGCGACAGACCGTTCGGGTGGGGTGTAGGATCTCCAAGGACGTTCCTTGCCTCTGGAGCAACTCGAGTATTCGTGGATAGTTTCTTGTCGATGCAGCAAAATAACATTG ATCTGCTTTCTGATATCATTCACCAAGAGAAATGTACTCACGTGTATCTACCTGGATATCTCATCTCAGACTTAATTAAAAGTCAGGGAAATGATGCAAAGTTTTCAAGTGTCAGAGCTATCAAATGTTCCGGAGAAAG ATTCCCAAAGCGGTATACAGAATTACTGGGACGTTTTTGTAAAGAACTGGTTATATGGTACGGGTCAACAGAGGCAGCTGGAGTATCAGCATTTTCTTCCCAGAATTCCGAGGAATACGAAGATGGAATCATCGGGAAACCTCTACCCG GAATTGAGATGAAACTTACTGGCGAGAATGGTAATGTTGTACCGATGGGACAGAATGGAGAGTTGCATGTTCGGAGCGTTTACAGATTCCTGGAGTACAAAAACATGCGTGAAAAGTTTCTTGACACAGTTGACAATGGAAACTGGCTACAAACTGGTGATCTGGCGCATATACGAGCAGACGGCAATTTTGTACTGGTTGGTCGAACATGTGACCAAATGTCTGTTGGTAGCATGAAGATTTTTCCTCAAGAAGTCGAGAAAGTCTTACTAAATTGCCCGGAGGTAGACGCAGTGATAGTCGTACCGGTTCCAGATGAAAGACTTCATCATGCTATATGCGCTTGTATCGTTCTGTCAAAGACAAAAACTGCGGATACGGACAATATGCACGAGTACTTCGCCCATCTGTGGGCGGACAATGCTTTATTCAAGCCGAAGTACTATATGTCGTTTGAGAAATTACCGGCAAATGCAAGTGGTAAAACTGACAGAAAAATGATTGCCAAGATGGCGGCTTCTGAACTGAATCTGTGTTGA